In Paenibacillus ihbetae, the following are encoded in one genomic region:
- the trpB gene encoding tryptophan synthase subunit beta, which yields MRTELPDVNGRFGVFGGRFVPETLMNALIELEQEYNRYAEDAEFKEEIAYLLKQYSGRETPLYYAERFSRHLGKAKIYLKREDLNHTGAHKINNAIAQGVLAKRMGKTKVIAETGAGQHGVATATVAALLGLECKVFMGEEDTKRQQLNVFRMKMLGAEVIPITSGSRTLKDAGNEALRYWVSNVEDTFYVLGSAVGPHPYPMMVRNFQRIIGDETRRQILESEGRLPSMILAPVGGGSNAIGMFYPFLEDSEVRLIGVEAAGKGVETEFHAATMTKGTQGVFQGSMSYLLQDEYGQVQEAHSISAGLDYPGVGPEHSYLKDIERVQYEPITDAEALEALQLLCRTEGIIPALESAHALAQAVKMAPQWTEEDLIVINLSGRGDKDVESIMAYTGGKTL from the coding sequence ATGAGAACAGAGCTGCCTGACGTCAATGGACGTTTCGGGGTGTTCGGCGGACGGTTCGTACCGGAAACGCTGATGAACGCCTTGATCGAGCTGGAACAGGAGTATAACCGCTATGCGGAAGATGCTGAATTCAAGGAGGAGATCGCCTATCTGCTGAAGCAGTATTCCGGCAGGGAGACTCCGCTGTATTACGCCGAGCGGTTCAGCCGTCATCTTGGCAAGGCCAAGATCTATTTGAAGCGGGAGGACCTGAACCATACGGGCGCCCATAAAATTAATAATGCCATTGCCCAAGGCGTACTTGCCAAACGGATGGGCAAGACCAAGGTCATTGCCGAGACTGGGGCCGGCCAGCATGGAGTGGCGACGGCCACCGTGGCTGCGCTGCTTGGACTGGAATGCAAAGTATTTATGGGCGAAGAAGACACGAAGCGGCAGCAGCTTAACGTGTTCCGCATGAAGATGCTCGGAGCCGAGGTTATACCGATAACGTCCGGCAGCCGCACGCTGAAGGATGCCGGCAACGAAGCGCTCCGATACTGGGTCAGCAACGTGGAGGACACGTTCTATGTGCTCGGATCGGCTGTGGGACCGCATCCGTATCCGATGATGGTTCGCAATTTCCAGCGAATCATCGGAGACGAGACGCGCAGACAGATTCTGGAGAGCGAAGGCCGGCTTCCGAGCATGATATTGGCACCGGTGGGCGGCGGCAGCAATGCAATCGGCATGTTCTATCCGTTTCTGGAGGATAGCGAGGTGCGCCTGATCGGCGTTGAGGCGGCCGGCAAGGGCGTTGAGACCGAGTTCCATGCCGCTACGATGACTAAGGGAACCCAGGGCGTATTCCAGGGCTCGATGAGCTATCTGCTTCAGGATGAGTACGGCCAGGTTCAGGAGGCCCATTCCATCTCGGCCGGCTTGGATTACCCGGGCGTCGGCCCAGAGCATTCGTATTTGAAGGATATCGAGCGGGTCCAATACGAGCCGATCACGGACGCGGAGGCGCTTGAAGCGCTGCAGCTGCTGTGCCGGACCGAAGGGATCATTCCGGCGCTGGAGTCCGCGCATGCCCTGGCTCAAGCCGTGAAGATGGCCCCGCAATGGACCGAGGAGGACCTGATCGTCATCAACTTGTCAGGTCGCGGCGACAAGGACGTAGAGTCCATTATGGCATATACGGGAGGGAAGACGCTATGA
- a CDS encoding phosphoribosylanthranilate isomerase, producing the protein MSETAVKICGLQSVEVLKSMINLPVDYIGFVFAKSRRKVTPEQAGELIGILKKWSSGQAPAAVGVLVNPDWSELEELLSHAPLDIVQLHGQETPQFCREVKERFPVSVFKVVSIGGEKSDEARMAALDSYAGCIDGLLVDTFDPEYGGGSGKTFAWDLIPPYQDWAKQHGIPLFVAGGLDADNVSQLISRYAPDGVDVSSGVEREPGVKDIQKVQAFVERVKGI; encoded by the coding sequence ATGAGCGAGACGGCAGTAAAAATATGTGGACTTCAAAGCGTTGAAGTGCTAAAATCTATGATAAACTTACCTGTGGATTATATCGGATTTGTATTTGCCAAGAGCCGGCGGAAGGTGACGCCCGAGCAAGCCGGGGAGCTGATCGGCATATTGAAGAAGTGGAGCTCAGGACAGGCGCCCGCCGCCGTCGGCGTGTTGGTTAATCCTGATTGGAGCGAGCTTGAGGAGCTGCTTTCGCATGCCCCGCTCGACATCGTACAACTGCACGGTCAGGAAACGCCGCAGTTTTGCCGGGAAGTGAAAGAGCGCTTCCCGGTTTCCGTTTTTAAAGTGGTGTCGATCGGCGGGGAGAAGAGCGATGAAGCACGAATGGCTGCGCTCGACTCGTATGCAGGCTGCATCGACGGACTGCTCGTCGATACCTTCGATCCGGAGTATGGCGGGGGATCAGGCAAGACATTCGCCTGGGACCTCATTCCGCCTTACCAAGACTGGGCCAAGCAGCATGGAATTCCGCTCTTCGTGGCCGGAGGGCTCGATGCGGATAATGTATCGCAATTAATTAGCCGGTACGCTCCCGATGGCGTGGATGTATCCAGCGGTGTCGAGCGCGAGCCGGGCGTGAAGGACATACAGAAGGTGCAAGCATTCGTGGAAAGGGTGAAGGGGATATGA
- the trpC gene encoding indole-3-glycerol phosphate synthase TrpC: MYLDRIVATKKQEVAKLRETFSAAEAESRIKELPPTIGFARTLAEGRKRSMGLIAEVKKASPSKGLIRPDFDPVMIAKAYEAADADCLSVLTDREYFQGSGDYLKAVREAVRLPLLRKDFIIDETQIYEARLLGADAILLIAAILTEERMAEFMDLASSIGLDCLVEVHDSEELRTVLKLNPSLIGINNRNLRTFETSLETTADLAGDVPEGVTLISESGISRPADISYLHYVGAHGVLVGEHFMRQPDVFRAVNDLMGPVPVATDSE, encoded by the coding sequence ATGTATCTTGATCGAATCGTAGCCACGAAGAAGCAGGAGGTCGCGAAGCTGCGCGAAACGTTCTCCGCTGCGGAAGCGGAAAGCCGGATTAAGGAATTGCCGCCGACTATCGGATTTGCACGAACGCTTGCGGAAGGGCGCAAACGCAGCATGGGCTTGATCGCCGAAGTGAAGAAGGCTTCGCCGTCCAAAGGATTGATACGGCCGGATTTTGATCCGGTCATGATCGCGAAGGCCTACGAGGCCGCAGATGCCGATTGCCTTTCCGTCCTGACGGACCGGGAGTACTTTCAGGGCAGCGGAGATTATTTAAAGGCCGTTCGCGAGGCTGTCCGTTTGCCCCTGCTCCGCAAGGATTTCATTATCGACGAGACGCAAATTTATGAAGCGCGCTTGCTTGGCGCGGACGCTATTCTGCTCATTGCCGCAATTCTTACGGAGGAGCGTATGGCGGAATTTATGGACCTGGCCTCTTCCATCGGGCTGGACTGCCTGGTTGAGGTGCATGACAGTGAGGAGCTTCGTACGGTGCTTAAGCTCAATCCGTCTTTGATCGGCATCAACAACCGGAATTTGCGCACATTCGAAACCTCGCTCGAGACGACAGCCGATCTGGCAGGCGATGTGCCTGAAGGAGTGACGCTTATCAGCGAGAGCGGCATATCGCGGCCGGCCGATATCTCGTATTTGCATTATGTTGGGGCGCATGGCGTACTGGTTGGAGAACATTTCATGCGACAGCCGGATGTTTTCCGTGCCGTGAATGATTTGATGGGACCGGTCCCGGTTGCCACTGACTCGGAATAA